AGTTTATAGTACTTATATTATTAGGATTTACGTTTACAACGCAAGCTCAAGATTCTATACAAGCTCAAAAAAGAGTAAAATTAGATGGTGTTGCTACCGTTGTTGGAAAGAACATTGTATTGGAATCTGAAATTGCTGCTTATAAATTAGAATTTGAACAGCAAAGTGAAGGTAAAGTAGATATATCTGACTGTGAAATGCTAGAGCAAATTATGGAAAGAAAACTATTGTCTCACCATGCGGTAATTGACAGTGTTGTTGTTACAGAAGCGGAAATAAACCAAAACGTAGAACAAAAAATTGCTTATTTCTTGCAACAATTAGGCTCTGAAGAAAAAGTCTATTCTTTTTATGGCTTTAATGATATGGCTGATCTTAGAAAGGAGTTTAATGAAGTTGAGAAAGAAGGTTTAATGGTTAAAAAAATGCAACTTCAATTGACTGAGGAAGTTGATGTTACTCCAGAAGAGGTTCGGAATTACTATAAAAGTTTAGAAGACGAAAACAATTTACCTGAAATTGGTGCAGAAATCGAATTACAACAAATTGTAATGTATGCAGAACCATCTAAAGAGGAAGTAGAAAGAGTACTAGATAAACTTAAGGAAATTAAAAAGGACGTTGAAAATGGTGGTAATTTTAAAATGAAAACCATATTGTATTCAGAAGATCCTGGTGTAACTGAAAATAGTGGTTTGTATACAATTACGAGAGAAAGTCAATTTGTAACTGAGTTTAAAGAAGCTGCGTTTAGTTTAGATGAAGGTGAAATGTCTGAGCCTTTTAAATCTGATTTTGGGTATCATATTTTACAAGTTGAAAAGGTAAAGGGGAAACAACGTGATGCCAGACACTTATTATTGCAACCAGAAGTTACGAATGAGCAGAGAGAAAAAGTAAAAGATTCTTTAGAAAATATTAGAACAGAAATCTTAAAACTAAAGATATCGTATGATGATGCCGTGGTAAAATATTCTGAAGAAAAAGAAACAAAAGCGAACAAGGGATTATTAATGAATCCTGAAACGAACGACTCTAAGTTTGATTTAACAAGAATGGATCCTACGTTATATGCTCGTGTTAGCACCTTAAAAAAAGGAGAATTAACAGATGTATTTTTAGATAGAACTAGAGAAGGAAAAGAAATGTTTAAAATAATCTTAATGAAATCTAAAACCGATGCACATACGGCTGATTTAGTTAAGGATTATGTTAAAATACAAGGGTTAGCTTTACAAAAGAAAAAAGAAGAAACGATTGCTAAATGGACTAAAGATAAAATAGGAGATACTTATATTAAAATAAATAAGGACTATAGCAATTGTGATTTTAAAAACAATTGGAAAAAAGAAAGTACTCAATAGTCAGTAAACTCATAATTCATTAGTAGTATAAATTAAACCATTAAATAGTTGTCAATGTCTGACGTAGCAGCAGTCGAAAATTTAGTAATTAAGTATAAAGAACTTCAACAAGAGGTTGGTAAAATTATTATTGGCCAACACGATGCAATAGATCATGTATTGCTTTCTGTTTTATGTGGCGGTCACTCTTTACTAATCGGAGTCCCAGGCTTAGCTAAAACTTTATTGGTAAATACTATTTCACAAACTTTAGGTTTAGATTTTAAGCGGATTCAATTTACGCCAGATTTAATGCCTTCTGATATTATTGGTAGTGAGATATTAGATGAGAATAGACATTTTAAATTTATAAAAGGACCTATATTTTCAAATATCGTTTTAGCTGATGAAATTAATAGAACTCCACCTAAGACACAAGCTGCTTTATTAGAGGCAATGCAAGAAAAGTCAGTTACGGTAGCAGGACATCAATATAAGTTAGATGCTCCATTTTTTGTATTAGCAACGCAGAATCCAATTGAACAAGAAGGTACCTATCCATTACCTGAAGCACAACTGGATCGGTTTATGTTTTCTATATTTTTAGATTATCCAACCTATCAAGAAGAGGTTGATATTGTAAAAAGTACTACAAACGATGAGGTTAAAGTTATTAACCCTATTTTTTCGGCTCAAGAAATTTTGAATTTACAACATTTAATAAGACGTATTCCTGTTGCAGACAATGTAATCGAATATGCCGTAAGTTTGGTTTCTAAAACAAGACCAAATTCTACCAAAGCAGCACAAATTGTAAATGATTATATAGATTGGGGAGCTGGTCCAAGAGCTTCACAAAATTTAATAATAGCAGCAAAAGGGTATGCTGCTATTCATGGTAAATTCTCTCCAGATATTGAAGATGTTCAAGCAGTTGCAGAAGCTATTTTACGCCATAGAATCGTGAAAAATTATAAGGCAGAAGCAGAAGGTATTACGGAAGAACAAATTATAAAGGAGTTGTTTTAATTACTATCTTAATTTACTAGAGCAAATACTATAATTAATAGTGAGATTTCTAAAGTTATATAAACGGTTAACGGCTATTCAGATATTAATTACTTGTGAAATTGTGTAGCTGCAATTCCTATATTCTGTTAAAATAATATAATTTCTACTTTTTGAAACATGATGAACCTTGTAAAATAGCTACTTTAGAAATTACTTATGAGACAAAATTTATTTAAAATTGTAATCATTTTTTTAATGGGTACAATGGTTTGTTCGGCACAATTGTCTAACCTTGCTAAAATAGATTATACAAGACTACCTATAGGGAATTCAGATGTTGGTTACGATCGCTTTAGAGGTTTGTTCAATTACCCTATAAAACTAAATGAGGATAGTTTTTTATTGGTAGGGCTGGACTACAGTAAAATAGAATTGTCTTTTGATAAACGTGTTACCAATTTTGATATCGATGCAATTGATGACTTTCAATTACTAGACTTAAACATTGGTTATACCTACAAGATGAATGATAATTGGCGTGTTGGAGCTCGGTTATCAACAGGTTATAGCTCGAATTTGGTAAAGAAACTAACCTTTGAAGATGCAGTGTTCTCAGGTGATTTAGTTTTTATAAATGACAAAAGAAAGGATAGTACCGTGTCTAAACCTTATCGGTTGATTCTCGGTGTATCCTATTCAGAAAATAGGGGAATTCCCTTTCCACTTCCATTTATTAGTTATTACCGAAAATTTCATCCCAAGTGGTCTTATAATTTAGGGGTTCCTAAATCAAATTTGCAATACCATCTGTCTGAAAAATCTAGAGTTAAATTGGTCGCCGAATTGGACGGGTTTACAGCCAATATTCAAGATGGACTTTTAGTGAATAATGAAGATATTGCAAGTAAGGCAATCATGTCCATTATCATTGCTGGTTTTAGATATGAATACAAAATTACCAAACATCTGGAACTCTATGCAAACCTCGCCAATATCATTAGTAGTAGTGCCAAATTAAAAGACAAAAAACATAATACGGTAACTACAGTCAATAAGAACAACTTTTACTATTTTAAAACTGGAATACGTTTTAAAATTTAAAAGGATACTAAAGGGCAATAAATAAAAGAACAAACGGTACCATATAACTTACTAATGAACTGGTTATTAATAAGAAATAAAATTCTAACAAAAAGAAACGCGAGAAATAAGCGTTAATTTTAAAACGTTTTTGTTGCTAATAGAGTTGTATTTACCCAACATTCCAATAATCGAAATGTTACTTTTCACATTGTTTTCTATATCTTAATGTTGCTGGTGCCAACCCAAAATTGTCTTCAATTAGGGATATGCTATTTAGTTCTAACAAACCAACTTTAATTAATGCTTGATGGTGTATACTATGTTCTAAACAATATGCTAACTCTCTTAAAACAGAAGTCTGTATTTTTATTTGTTTTCCTTCTTCAGCACAAAAATCACCTTCAAGAATGAGTAACTTATCAGTGTTAATCGTTTTTAAACCAGCATTTATACTGTCAATTATTTGAATAGCATAGTGCGTGTCCGTTTCAATTAATAGATTTCTCTTACGGCTGTCGTAATTAATTGTATTCGTTTTTATACCTGATAGAACACTTTGGTAAAACTCTAAAATATGTCTTATATGTTGCCCAATAGTGGCTCCAAACAATGTGTTAGATGGAAAGTTATATTGCTCATTTGTTAATTGATGCAATACCTTTTTTATTTCGTTTAAATTTTCTTGACAAAAGATTTTCATACTTCAATTTATAGAAAGTTTCAAATTGGTTTTGATCCCTATATTTTAATGAAAGACAGCTTTTATAAATACACTGAACCGATACTTAATTTAATTGAAAAATACCAGTGAAAATAGTATTCACTGGTATTTACAAGAAAGGTTGCTCTGCAACCTTTCTAAAAACTCAAAATCAAAAACTAAAAATTTGCTTCAACAGTTACTTCTACGGTTTTAGCAATATTTGTTGAAGGTTTTCCTTTTTTGAAAGCCACTTCATAATCTGCCAACGTCAGATTAAATTTTGAAGTAAGATTAACTTTACCACCTACTATCTTAAAAGTTACTTTTTCTTTTATTGGTTGTGTAATACCATTTATGGTTAAATCACCTTCCACATTTGCAGTATAAGAGCCATCAGTGTTAAATTTGACATTACTAAGATTGACAATTTTTGCTTTTAGTTTTGCTTTAGGGTTGGCTTTTGTATTTAAAAACTTTTTACTATTAAAATGCTCTTGCATTAAGGCTTTTTCAAATTCAAAACTTTGCATAGGTACTGAAAATACAAGATCTCCTGTACTCGTATCTAATGTGCTTACAGCTTTGTAATTGTTAGCTTCAATATCCTCTGCTGGTGTTGTAGAGAAAAATTTCAAGTGTGTCTTTGAACTTACTTGTTTTTGAGCAAATGAACTTACAGTAATTGCTACTAATGTTACGATTGTTAAGAATGATTTTTTCATTTATTTTAAAATTTAATGATTATAGTTATACTTTTTATTTACTTGTTAATTTAGAAATAATATCACATTTTTCCAGGATTACGTTTTCATACATATCTAAATCAGCATCAAATGCGGCTCCAGATCGAATCACACCTTTTACGGTTATTTTATCACCTGTTTTAATGTTTAATGTATGCTCGTTTGTTTCTTTTGTGAAAGTGCAGCTTACACCGGCTTTATCGGTTGCAGATTTTAATAGAATTACTTTTTGATTATTGAAGTCTTCAGAGATTTTGGCAACAAGACCTTCTATTTCAAGGACTTTAGAATTGCCTTCTTCGTCTAAATATTTATTGTTTGCTTTATTGGAATCCGTAAGGTATTCATTTACGATTTCACTTGCCTGATAACTGAAATCTGTTTTGGTGTTTTGTACATCTCTTTGTGGCTTAAAAAACATCATGGCTCCAATAATGCCAATGATTATAATCACGATACCGAGACCTATTACTATTTTTTTTGTGATACTCATTTTATTATCTATTTTTTGGTTTACAAAAGAATAGACTCTGAGTTTTAATTTCCTGACAAAAAAATATTAAAAATTATTGTTTTTTTAGTTTTTCAAGAATTTTAGACTTGCTATCATCGGAAAGTTTCGCCTTATTATGTGGAGCGTTATGGTTAAATAATTTACCAATGGCATTGTCTAAAAATTTTGAACGATGTGCATATGCATTACATGTTTTACACATAGACTTGTGCAGTTGTAATTGTGCTTTTTCTGTTAAAGTTAATTTAGAAATTGCCTCTTTATCTATTAACTCAGTAGTCTTTTTACATGAGTTAATTAATTTATTCATTATTTTTTGTAGTATCTTTTTCATTTCATTACTTCTTTTCAGACCCAATTTGTTTCTAAACATTCTTTTAGTAAAAGTTTAGCTCTATGCACGATCTGCCAATAATTCGACACGGTAATGCCCAAATCCTGACAAATTTCTTTCGCCTTTTTATCTGTTAAATACTTTGAAGTGATAGCGGTTTTCCATTTTTCTGGTAAATTATCAATACAAGCAGCCATAACACCATTAAATTCTGGGTTGTCTAATAATTCCTCTTCTTGATCCCAAATAGGGTCTATTTCTCTAGTTTTCCAGCCATTAGTTTCATTAAATAAATTATCAGATAATTGAAACCCTGCCTTTTCGGAGAGCTTAAATTCGTGCTTTTTAATTTTCGCGTTTTTACGATAATAATCGATGATTTTATTATTCAAAATAGAAAATAACCAAGTTTTTGGTTGGCTTTGTCCTTTAAAATTATCTATTTTATGAAAAGCAGACACAAAGGTATCTTGAACTAAATCTTCTGCTGTTTCTTTAGAAGAAGTCTTGTATAATGCCCATGAATAAAGAGCATCACTAAACTGATTGACCCAGTTTTCAAATACAATTGTAGTATTACCTTTTTTAACTTCCATGAAAATTTAAGTCCGTAATTATAATAAATCAAATATACTATTTTAAAACCTTTCAAAAATTGATGTTATAAACCTATATATCTGAAATAATGTGAGAATACATTAGTGCAAATTGGCGACTGAAAATAAACTAAATTATGTTTATTAAATATAAATAGTTATTTTTAAAAGATTCAATACTATTCATTATTAAATGAAATAGTTCGAGTATGAGTTTATAAAGCAACTATTACGTAAAACGGAGTGCTTTATAAACCAATGGTAAAAGTCTAAATAAGTTTTCTATAATTGATTAATAGAAGGCCGTTTAAAATTAAAATCTATACATAATATGAAAGCAATATTTAATAATAGTATAATAGCTGAGAGTAATAACACTATAGAATTAGAAGGCAATCACTATTTTCCATTAGAGAGTTTAAATATTCAATATTTTAAAGAAAGTTCACATGAAAGTACATGTCCTTGGAAAGGTCTAGCATCCTATTACGACATAGAGGTAAATGGTAAAGTATCGAAGGATGCTGGTTGGTATTACAAAACTCCATCGGAAGCGGCAAAACAAATAAAAAATCACGTAGCCTTCTGGAAAGATGTAAACGTGTCAAGTTAATGGGTTAGTGTTAGGTTAACTTAACTTAATAGACAAATAGTACTTATTATAAAATTGAATTTAATAACGCTCATGGCTTAGATTTGAATAGTTTGCATAAAATAGGGTTTGGAGGAGGTTGTCATTGGTGTACAGAAGCTGTGTTTCAACATTTAAAAGGTGTCGTAAAAGTAGAGCAGGGGTGGATTGCTTCTTCTGGTGATAGCAACTCATTTTCAGAAGCTGTTATTGTTCATTTTGATAATGAAATTTCATTGAATGTTCTTACAGAAATTCACTTACATACACATAAAAGCACAGTTCATCATAGCAGGCGTGATAAATATAGATCTGCAATTTATACTTTTTCTACGGCCCAATATGAAGTAAGT
The nucleotide sequence above comes from Aureibaculum algae. Encoded proteins:
- a CDS encoding sigma-70 family RNA polymerase sigma factor; the encoded protein is MEVKKGNTTIVFENWVNQFSDALYSWALYKTSSKETAEDLVQDTFVSAFHKIDNFKGQSQPKTWLFSILNNKIIDYYRKNAKIKKHEFKLSEKAGFQLSDNLFNETNGWKTREIDPIWDQEEELLDNPEFNGVMAACIDNLPEKWKTAITSKYLTDKKAKEICQDLGITVSNYWQIVHRAKLLLKECLETNWV
- a CDS encoding YceI family protein produces the protein MKKSFLTIVTLVAITVSSFAQKQVSSKTHLKFFSTTPAEDIEANNYKAVSTLDTSTGDLVFSVPMQSFEFEKALMQEHFNSKKFLNTKANPKAKLKAKIVNLSNVKFNTDGSYTANVEGDLTINGITQPIKEKVTFKIVGGKVNLTSKFNLTLADYEVAFKKGKPSTNIAKTVEVTVEANF
- a CDS encoding DUF427 domain-containing protein — translated: MKAIFNNSIIAESNNTIELEGNHYFPLESLNIQYFKESSHESTCPWKGLASYYDIEVNGKVSKDAGWYYKTPSEAAKQIKNHVAFWKDVNVSS
- a CDS encoding peptide-methionine (S)-S-oxide reductase, coding for MNSLHKIGFGGGCHWCTEAVFQHLKGVVKVEQGWIASSGDSNSFSEAVIVHFDNEISLNVLTEIHLHTHKSTVHHSRRDKYRSAIYTFSTAQYEVSETILRNLQTRFESKIITEIVPFIAFKASRVQIQNYYITNPEKPFCKTFINPKLKLLLDKFSDYVKNKNMQLAD
- a CDS encoding DUF6268 family outer membrane beta-barrel protein is translated as MRQNLFKIVIIFLMGTMVCSAQLSNLAKIDYTRLPIGNSDVGYDRFRGLFNYPIKLNEDSFLLVGLDYSKIELSFDKRVTNFDIDAIDDFQLLDLNIGYTYKMNDNWRVGARLSTGYSSNLVKKLTFEDAVFSGDLVFINDKRKDSTVSKPYRLILGVSYSENRGIPFPLPFISYYRKFHPKWSYNLGVPKSNLQYHLSEKSRVKLVAELDGFTANIQDGLLVNNEDIASKAIMSIIIAGFRYEYKITKHLELYANLANIISSSAKLKDKKHNTVTTVNKNNFYYFKTGIRFKI
- a CDS encoding peptidylprolyl isomerase; translated protein: MLKKFIVLILLGFTFTTQAQDSIQAQKRVKLDGVATVVGKNIVLESEIAAYKLEFEQQSEGKVDISDCEMLEQIMERKLLSHHAVIDSVVVTEAEINQNVEQKIAYFLQQLGSEEKVYSFYGFNDMADLRKEFNEVEKEGLMVKKMQLQLTEEVDVTPEEVRNYYKSLEDENNLPEIGAEIELQQIVMYAEPSKEEVERVLDKLKEIKKDVENGGNFKMKTILYSEDPGVTENSGLYTITRESQFVTEFKEAAFSLDEGEMSEPFKSDFGYHILQVEKVKGKQRDARHLLLQPEVTNEQREKVKDSLENIRTEILKLKISYDDAVVKYSEEKETKANKGLLMNPETNDSKFDLTRMDPTLYARVSTLKKGELTDVFLDRTREGKEMFKIILMKSKTDAHTADLVKDYVKIQGLALQKKKEETIAKWTKDKIGDTYIKINKDYSNCDFKNNWKKESTQ
- a CDS encoding DinB family protein, whose protein sequence is MKIFCQENLNEIKKVLHQLTNEQYNFPSNTLFGATIGQHIRHILEFYQSVLSGIKTNTINYDSRKRNLLIETDTHYAIQIIDSINAGLKTINTDKLLILEGDFCAEEGKQIKIQTSVLRELAYCLEHSIHHQALIKVGLLELNSISLIEDNFGLAPATLRYRKQCEK
- a CDS encoding AAA family ATPase; its protein translation is MSDVAAVENLVIKYKELQQEVGKIIIGQHDAIDHVLLSVLCGGHSLLIGVPGLAKTLLVNTISQTLGLDFKRIQFTPDLMPSDIIGSEILDENRHFKFIKGPIFSNIVLADEINRTPPKTQAALLEAMQEKSVTVAGHQYKLDAPFFVLATQNPIEQEGTYPLPEAQLDRFMFSIFLDYPTYQEEVDIVKSTTNDEVKVINPIFSAQEILNLQHLIRRIPVADNVIEYAVSLVSKTRPNSTKAAQIVNDYIDWGAGPRASQNLIIAAKGYAAIHGKFSPDIEDVQAVAEAILRHRIVKNYKAEAEGITEEQIIKELF
- a CDS encoding OB-fold protein → MSITKKIVIGLGIVIIIIGIIGAMMFFKPQRDVQNTKTDFSYQASEIVNEYLTDSNKANNKYLDEEGNSKVLEIEGLVAKISEDFNNQKVILLKSATDKAGVSCTFTKETNEHTLNIKTGDKITVKGVIRSGAAFDADLDMYENVILEKCDIISKLTSK